One Theropithecus gelada isolate Dixy chromosome 3, Tgel_1.0, whole genome shotgun sequence genomic window carries:
- the C3H7orf66 gene encoding LOW QUALITY PROTEIN: uncharacterized protein C7orf66 homolog (The sequence of the model RefSeq protein was modified relative to this genomic sequence to represent the inferred CDS: deleted 1 base in 1 codon; substituted 1 base at 1 genomic stop codon) — protein sequence MMAVMTPSDGLSQLSAPHLTHQSLWSLSCLAMLFQERWDFAVLILSAPQMSCLLKCFYTLGPLHPVMSGEFSAXYSHMMEQRNRVRIHEGYIPQVKEVKGAYLGIVHKKPMSYEKSFPKEMET from the exons ATGATGGCTGTGATGACACCCAGTGATGGTCTTTCTCAACTCTCTGCACCTCATCTCACTCATCAGAGCCTTTGGAGCCTCAGTTGCCTTGCAATGCTGTTTCAGGAAAggtgggatttt GCTGTACTCATTCTTTCTGCACCACAAATGTCATGCCTTCTCAAGTGTTTTTATACCCTGGGCCCATTGCATCCAGTGATGTCAGGGGAATTCTCAGCTTAGTATAGTCACATGATGGAACAGAGAAACAGA GTAAGAATTCATGAGGGATACATACCTCAAGTGAAAGAAGTGAAAGGTGCATATCTAGGGATTGTCCACAAGAAACCAATGAGTTATGAAAAATCTTTTCCAAAGGAAATGGAAACTTaa